In Paralichthys olivaceus isolate ysfri-2021 chromosome 12, ASM2471397v2, whole genome shotgun sequence, the genomic window ACCATTGCTctcaacaaacagacacataaacaacaAAGCAGGACAAGGATCTCTTCTGTCAACCTTTATCaaacaggatagacaggatattggatatattgcaaaagaaaacatatttaggtcgactacattcttcttttatttacatgtgccagatgtttggcatctgTTCTAGGCTGtcagttcattaatgtttggagTTAGATACTctgctgtggaaaccctcaagatggagtgaaggtgtgcatcacGGAGAAgactcctgtgtgggttttatttatcttcatcacagagaaaagcgtgTGGGGGAACTTGACGGTgtacagacagcagcacacaggctcTGGCTGTGCACTCCGCCTGGCTCTCTGGCcagagtgagatggagagagaaagactgaaggaaaaagagagagagagagagtttcctGAGAGACACACTGAACTTGATTgggcaggcactgggatctctgcaacgctggaaaaataatataatatcacCGAATACGCTGcgagtgagtggagaggagcacTCGCTCTGTGTGCGTCTAGCCTGACATTGTGCACCGACGGGCCAAGATAAGATAGACATATAAAAtgcttgagtttgacatctctggtGTAGAGGGGGAAGAAAAGTGGGAAGAGCACACTGATGCTGATGGTCCAGGTGCTGGATGTGATGTTCACCAGCCTCACCTGCTGCCACCTGCGACGCCATCTTAACAACATctgaaaatgtacagaaatatGATCTCAGTGTAACGTGAGTGTTCAATGTAGGATAGTTGAATCTCTTGATGTGAAGGAACAACAGGATGTGTAAACatacacatgtaaacaactaAACTAGAAATATTGATGTCAATTACCACAGACACATGAATGAGCCTGACTTACATTAGTTATCATTGGTATATAAACCCGGCAACTGcatgaaacatatttttcctttttggtttgattagattttttttcaccaatATGCACAAACATAACaacttaatttgtatagcatgtatctaaacaaggttacaaaattaaattataaaaaaaaaaaaaacatcagggaaaaaaataaactaaaataacatgTATTGAATTTTGTTCAAACTATTGAATAAAAAGATCAATACTTTAACATTTAGATAGAAACTCAACAGATCCCACAATGAGTAGCACTTAGTTGAATGTAGAGAAGAGACTCCCTCATTAACCTCTTGCAggaaaatgggggagagaggagaggtggggggggaaagagagagtgatTAGAGACAGTAGGGAGACCAGGAAGACttgtgtaaccatcacatttaagctccgtcagactggttgttataatgaagacaataattatattcagttcaatctaaatgaacagattaataaacctgaagtttaactgacttggtgttttactgtgacgatcaagtgttcccttaatatttagagcagtgtgtttatcaggtcgctttagttcagatagtttgaaatgatactaatgtgatactaacatcaataataagaacatatatagtttcagacatcatgcatttcttaaccccccaaatgttccagttcatctctacagttcaacctctgtcagcagcagaataatggacTCTGGACATGGAGACACGCCCACTGCTGGTACACTGAAGATCaacattcagccaatcacagagagggaacagcacagcaactttacatgtgttgtgttcaaatacaGCCTGTTCTCTGAcgacttcattcatttgatcgaATAATATCGTGACGATGCCTGAACCAGCGAAGTCCGCGCCCAAGAAGGGCTCCAAGAAAGCGGTGACGAAGGCCCCCGGTAAGggcggaaagaagaggagaaagagcaggaaggagagctacgccatctacgtgtacaaggtgctgaagcaggtccaccccgacactgggatctcctccaaggccatgggcatcatgaactccttcgtgagcgacatcttcgagcgcatcgccggtgaggcctctcgtctggctcattacaacaagcgctccaccatcacctccagggagattcagaccgccgtccgcctgctgctgcccggtgagctggctaaacacgccgtgtctgagggcaccaaggccgtgaccaagtacaccagctccaagtaaaccactctggagacatcacatcaaaccaacggctcttttaagagccacacactttctctatagagacaaactgtcctgactccaacaacatgtgcaccaaCACTCAAATAGCCACTTTACAGGAATGTTTTCTTGTTGCAGTATTTTTCCACAAATCACATCACAAGGAGTGAATTCTGTGAATAACTCAGTGTGAATGGACATGACAATAAATATATGATTAGAGACATGAACTGGACATTGATATATTTTTCCACTGCTCTAAGTTTGTGTCAAGAAAACATATTGTGTGATGAGTCTGCTAATGATAATGGATTTATTGGTTCTGTTGATCAGATAATTTGTTAACTTATTTAGATGattcaatcatttaaaatgagtgaagaaaaacattagatATTTCACACATTGAAAGTCAGGACATTGATATCTCCAGTATTGTTACTTCAAACAGCGTCTGGGTTAGAAAGACATGCTAAGGTTGTTGGGGAGGAACAACACAGCCCTCTGAGTGCAGAGTGTTCTTATAGAAAAGTACTGCTGAAGTCAAGGAGGATTACAGCTGGTTAAATAAAAACCGTTTTCGATTCAGAAAAACGAAACATATATTATTTCATGGAGTACAGCAGGATCTGTGGGTTTTAAGAAATGAATCAAGTTCCACTCCACCACCCATCGTATGACTGGTGTCCAGTCTGCATCCTCTTTCTGGACAGTCACATGATACTTTACCAATCTGAGGTAGTGAAGGTTCAATATCCATATTAGAGTTAAGGTGTAAATGTAgatatgaatgttgtgtttttatacatgttggTTGGAAACTcactacagagagaaactgaatctAATTGCTTTCATTATTGTGCTAACCTGGTTTATATATGGTTGATTATTCAT contains:
- the LOC138412362 gene encoding histone H2B, with product MPEPAKSAPKKGSKKAVTKAPGKGGKKRRKSRKESYAIYVYKVLKQVHPDTGISSKAMGIMNSFVSDIFERIAGEASRLAHYNKRSTITSREIQTAVRLLLPGELAKHAVSEGTKAVTKYTSSK